TCAGAGATTTTCCCCAGTGTCCCCTTTCTTCACCTGCATGAACGGCCCGTGTCCCCGAACAGGGCGCGTGCGTCTCGCACTTTTCAGACATGCGCCATCTCCCAAAAAAAAAGCGGAGCTAAAAAAGCCCGCGCAGTACGCAAAAAAACCGGACTAAAAAGCCCGGTTTTGGGAATAACTTTTTAGCGACTTGTTTAAAGTGGCTGCAATATGCCGCAAATCACCACTTGCTATAGGTATATTTCTGGAATGTAAACAAAACCTTCAACCCTGTCAACTTCCGCATTGAGTATCTGATTTTATCTGCGTCCATCTGCGGATACCTGTCAACTATCGGTTGGCTTCAATCCGATCGAAAATCGCCTTTTTTACCGCATCGACTTCAGGAGGCAACACAACGGGTTCATTTTGGTAATGCGGGCCGACACCCCAGTCCTGTAACTGATCCCGATGATACCCGAGCTTAAATTCGCTAAACTTCAACCCGTGAGCCGTTGAAATCACGATCACCCGATCGCTTTTCTGAATCACACCCCTGTCAACCAACTTGAACAATGCTGCGAAAGCCACCCCGGTATGCGGGCAGGCAAACAAACCCGTGCGGTCGGCACGCGCAGCCGCATCGGCCAATTCCTCCTCGCTGGCTTGCTCCACGACACCACCAAATATTTTGAGCGTTTGAATCGCCTTTTCCCGACTCACTGGATTGCCGATCTGGATCGCACTCGCCAATGTCGGCTGTGCCTGAATCGGTTCAAAACTATCAAAATTCTTTTCAAAACTCTGGTAGAGCGGGTTTGCCCTATCGGCCTGGGCAACCGCAATGCGCGGCAACCGGTCAATGAGACCGAGGGCTTCCATTTCGAGAAACCCCTTACCAAGCGCACTCACATTGCCCAGATTTCCGCCGGGAATCACAACCCAATCGGGCACGTCCCAATCAAATTGTTGCACCAATTCGATGCTGATCGTTTTTTGTCCCTCTACCCGCAGTGAATTCATCGAATTGGCCAAATAAATATTCTCCTCGCGACAAATCTCCTGCACGAGCCTCATACATCCATCAAAGTCCGTCTCCAAACTCAGCACCAGCGCACCATTGGCCAGGGGTTGCAAAAGTTGTGCGGTCGAGATTTTGTCCCTCGGCAAAAAGACCACCGATTGTATGCCTGCCGCCGCACAATACGCAGCCAATGCCGCCGAGGTGTCCCCAGTAGATGCACACGCAACCGCCGGAATACGCGCCCCCTCAAACAGCATCTGTTTCACCATGGATACCAGCACCGTCATGCCCAAATCTTTGAACGACCCCGTATGGCTGTTACCACATTGCTTAACCCACAAATCCTCAACGCCAATTTCTCGGCCCAAACGCTCGGCCCAAAACAGATTGCTTCCCCCTTCGTACATCGACACCACATTGTCTTCGTGAACTACGGGGCAGACCAGTTCTTTTTTCCCCCACACCGAACTGCCATAAGGCCATTCTGTCGTCATATAGCGCTTATCAAACAACCCGCGCCAATAACTGCCCGACTTGCGTTTGAGCACCTCCATATCGTGCGCCACTTCAAGCAATCCCCCGCACGTTGGGCATGCGTAAATCACATCCGTCAACGCATATCGCCCTTCACACCCACCAAAACACCGAAACCACGCATTATAAGTTGTATCGTCCATAATCACCGCCATTATAGATGATTCCTCAAATCCGCTCCAGCGCACGCGCTTCAATCCAGCCGCCGAGACCCGATCGCAGGCGCACCAGCAACCAGCTACCTTCAACGCGTTCAATCTCGACCTTCGTGCCCTCGTGAAGTGCGAACACCTGTAAAAAGTCGGGCCCTGGCCCGCTGCGGCCAATGGCCTCATCCACCAGAATGATAGCTTTGGGAATGCTGTGTTGATGCGCCTTAAACGCCAGCATAGCCGCGCTGCCCAAAAGTCCGCCTGCAAAAACCACCAGCAACCCACCCCACAGCAAACGACGGACAGGCACAAAAATCCAACACACCGCCACACCGCCCAGCAAAAAAACAAACACACAAACCATAACTGCCAGCGCATCGAGGGTAAAAAACGCAAAAGTCGCTTGCAAAACCCGCGTCAAAATATTGACCTCATCTTCGTTTTCTCGATCTATCTTCTGCGCATTGGCAAACTGCAAATTCGCCAGAACATCCCGATCGCCCGGCATCAATTTCAAAGCGCGTTCATAAGATAAAATCGCACGCCCGAGCCGCGCGTTTTTAAAATACGCATTGCCCAGATTATAATACACCTCACCGTTGTCCAGCCCCTGTGCAATAACGCGCTCATAAGCCGAAATCGCCGCATCAAAATCCCCGGCGCGATAGTATTCATTGCCCCGATTGTACAGCGCGACAACAGCTTCTGAAGCAAATACTATATCTGCGCCAAGTATCGCAACCGCGACAACGGAATATAACAGCCGTTCTATCACCGTCCTCATAACTAAATACACCGCTCCAGCGCACCGATTAAATCTTCG
The nucleotide sequence above comes from Gemmatimonadota bacterium. Encoded proteins:
- a CDS encoding tetratricopeptide repeat protein; this encodes MRTVIERLLYSVVAVAILGADIVFASEAVVALYNRGNEYYRAGDFDAAISAYERVIAQGLDNGEVYYNLGNAYFKNARLGRAILSYERALKLMPGDRDVLANLQFANAQKIDRENEDEVNILTRVLQATFAFFTLDALAVMVCVFVFLLGGVAVCWIFVPVRRLLWGGLLVVFAGGLLGSAAMLAFKAHQHSIPKAIILVDEAIGRSGPGPDFLQVFALHEGTKVEIERVEGSWLLVRLRSGLGGWIEARALERI
- the thrC gene encoding threonine synthase; its protein translation is MDDTTYNAWFRCFGGCEGRYALTDVIYACPTCGGLLEVAHDMEVLKRKSGSYWRGLFDKRYMTTEWPYGSSVWGKKELVCPVVHEDNVVSMYEGGSNLFWAERLGREIGVEDLWVKQCGNSHTGSFKDLGMTVLVSMVKQMLFEGARIPAVACASTGDTSAALAAYCAAAGIQSVVFLPRDKISTAQLLQPLANGALVLSLETDFDGCMRLVQEICREENIYLANSMNSLRVEGQKTISIELVQQFDWDVPDWVVIPGGNLGNVSALGKGFLEMEALGLIDRLPRIAVAQADRANPLYQSFEKNFDSFEPIQAQPTLASAIQIGNPVSREKAIQTLKIFGGVVEQASEEELADAAARADRTGLFACPHTGVAFAALFKLVDRGVIQKSDRVIVISTAHGLKFSEFKLGYHRDQLQDWGVGPHYQNEPVVLPPEVDAVKKAIFDRIEANR